In Cicer arietinum cultivar CDC Frontier isolate Library 1 chromosome 7, Cicar.CDCFrontier_v2.0, whole genome shotgun sequence, a single window of DNA contains:
- the LOC101494518 gene encoding uncharacterized protein, giving the protein MGNTSSMLTQYDIEEVQQHCKEAFTQQEIVSLYERFCQLDRNNCGFIPSDEFLSIPEFAVNPLSQSLLRMLDGLNFKEFIAFLSAFSPRATLQHKIEFIFKVYDTDCNGKVTFQDMLTVLRDLTGQYMSEDQREEVLAQVLEEAGYTKDSFLVLSDFMKILGNSDLKMEAEVPVD; this is encoded by the exons ATGGGTAACACATCCTCCATGCTCACACAATACGACATTGAAGAGGTTCAACAACACTGCAAAGAAGCAT ttACGCAGCAAGAGATCGTTTCTCTATACGAGAGATTTTGTCAGCTTGATCGTAACAACTGCGGTTTCATTCCTTCTGATGAATTCCTCTCCATTCCCGAATTCGCCGTCAATCCTCTCTCTCAG AGCTTGTTGAGAATGCTGGATGGCTTGAACTTCAAGGAATTTATAGCCTTCTTGTCTGCTTTCAGTCCTCGTGCCACTCTCCAACACAAAATTGAAT TTATTTTCAAGGTATATGATACGGACTGCAATGGAAAAGTTACCTTCCAAGACATGTTGACGGTTTTGAGGGATTTGACTGGACAATATATGTCTGAAGATCAAAGAGAG GAAGTTCTGGCACAGGTCCTTGAGGAAGCTGGCTATACAAAGGATTCTTTCTTAGTCTTGTCTGATTTCATGAAG ATTCTTGGAAATTCGGATTTGAAGATGGAAGCTGAGGTTCCTGTCGATTAG
- the LOC101494834 gene encoding uncharacterized protein produces MSESDIIAMKETLRAQQQLLQKLYAELDQEREASSTAASEAMDMIVRLQGEKAAVKMEASHYKRMAEEKIGHAEASLEVFEELMYQKEMEIASLEFQVLAYKHKLLTLGADFNAAEFEFPEDIFLNRVDQHNGENGQISNVRRLNSLPPIQFKTTLRANNRKRDRSPTPIPVSEVIPNNTLEGRDQEVISPSMDLPIKHVDFAQGTLDSYWNQIQRLDEKVNVISDCKESAVEKCANLRSRRGRSCSIFSQASNKIAFDQKFRVASINADKANQFGDVEHDTTEAVSSPSCSVNVHDVFEVPQTSEKREVIEHGKRRLEKWISDVDYRLTKPDTMCDEIIESQVKHDMDKVKSMMHSTHHETKKSNNKDMKTIGDCNAQAEFHRLHQRIDRLERERVSVRQEIKNEGDGEEHLRLLKDIQSQLNSIQLEMRNCKTKKTSPKKEEISLGPLQEAMLYFWI; encoded by the exons ATGTCTGAGAGTGATATAATAGCCATGAAGGAGACGCTTCGCGCGCAACAGCAACTTCTGCAGAAGCTATACGCGGAGTTGGATCAAGAAAGAGAAGCCTCATCAACTGCAGCTAGTGAAGCAATGGACATGATAGTGCGTCTACAAGGTGAAAAGGCCGCAGTGAAGATGGAGGCAAGTCACTACAAGAGAATGGCTGAGGAGAAGATAGGTCATGCTGAGGCATCCCTTGAGGTTTTTGAAGAGCTTATGTATCAAAAAGAAATGGAAATTGCTTCTCTTGAATTTCAAGTCTTGGCTTATAAACATAAACTTCTAACACTAGGAGCTGATTTCAATGCTGCTGAGTTTGAATTCCCtgaagatattttcttgaatagAGTGGATCAACATAATGGAGAAAATGGTCAAATTAGTAATGTAAGAAGGCTCAATTCATTGCCACCTATTCAGTTTAAGACTACTTTGAGAGCTAACAACAGAAAGAGAGATAGATCACCTACTCCAATTCCAGTTTCAGAAGTGATTCCTAATAATACACTTGAAGGTAGGGACCAAGAAGTCATTTCACCAAGCATGGATTTGCCAATAAAGCATGTGGATTTTGCACAAGGAACACTTGACTCATATTGGAACCAGATTCAAAGATTAGATGAAAAAGTGAATGTGATTTCAGATTGTAAAGAATCAGCAGTTGAAAAATGTGCCAACTTGAGGAGTAGAAGAGGGAGATCATGTTCAATATTTTCACAAGCAAGCAATAAGATAGCTTTTGATCAAAAATTTAGAGTAGCCTCTATTAATGCAGATAAAGCAAATCAATTTGGAGATGTGGAACACGATACAACAGAAGCAGTTTCTAGTCCTTCTTGTTCGGTTAATGTGCACGATGTTTTCGAAGTTCCGCAGACAAGCGAAAAGCGTGAAGTAATTGAACATGGGAAAAGAAGACTTGAGAAATGGATTTCAGATGTAGATTACAGGTTGACAAAACCAGACACAATGTGTGATGAAATCATAGAGTCACAAGTTAAACATGATATGGATAAGGTAAAGAGCATGATGCATAGCACACATCATGAAaccaaaaaatcaaataataaagatATGAAGACTATTGGGGATTGCAATGCTCAAGCTGAGTTTCATAGGTTGCATCAGAGAATTGATAGGCTTGAAAGGGAGAGGGTTAGTGTAAGACAAGAGATTAAGAATGAAGGAGATGGTGAAGAGCATTTGAGGTTGTTGAAGGACATACAAAGTCAACTCAATTCAATACAGTTAGAGATGAGAAactgtaaaacaaaaaaaacatcacCTAAGAAGGAGGAAATTTCTTTGGGACCTCTTCAAGAG GCAATGCTATACTTTTGGATTTGA
- the LOC101503887 gene encoding putative leucine-rich repeat receptor-like serine/threonine-protein kinase At2g24130, with the protein MMCLFRLITMFLLFFDVIVHSRVHIHKEEHVGLMNDEKSLVSFMSCIISDPENSLENWKSNVVHVCNWSGVKCNNASNRIIELDLSGRSLEGTISPALANLTLLQILDLSGNHFVGHIPRELGYLVHLEQLSLSWNFLQGNIPLEFGSLHNLYYLDLGSNLLDGEIPPQFLCNVTSLSYIDLSNNSLVGRIPLNINKCILKELEFLLLWSNNFVGQVPLALSNSTKLKWLDLESNMLSGELPYEIICNWPQLQFLYLSYNSFVSHDGNTNLEPFFSSLMNSSNFQELELAGNNLGGKLPHIIGNLPTRLQKLHLQENLIHGSIPPHIANLVNLTFLKLSSNRINGSIPPKLCKIVSLERIYLSNNSLSGEIPSTLGDIQHLGLVDLSRNKLSGSIPDSFANLSQLRRLLLYENHLSGTIPPSLGKCVNLEILDLSHNNITGLIPAEVAALTSLKLYLNLSNNELQGSLPLELSKMDMVLAIDVSMNNLSGRIPPQLENCIALEYLNLSYNSLEGPLPYSLGQLPYIQTLDFSSNQLNGTIPESLQLSSYLKTLNFSFNKLSGNVSNKGAFSSLNIDSFLGNNDLCGQIKGMKHCHHNKHIYHLVFLLVPVLLFGTPFLCMCRHSIKRLRVVSECDLEDEEDETKELKYPRISYKQLKEATRDFSASNIIGSGRFGRVYKGVLLDNTRVAVKVLDTTKACENEISWSFRRECQIIKKIRHRNLIRIITICSKTEFKAIVLPLMPNGSLERSLYPPNNELSQRLNVTQFVRICSDVAEGICYLHHYSPVKVVHCDLKPSNILLDENFTALVTDFGISRLLKGDEKNFSNNSTSFSSTHGLLCGSVGYIAPEYGMGKHASSEGDVYSFGVILLEIVTGKRPTDVLIHEGSSLHEWVKIQYTQPHKLENIVQQALQRCSLSCVPRHDTKILEDVMLELIELGLLCTQNNPSTRPTMLDVAQEMGRLKDYLNNSFSREHNLLEK; encoded by the exons ATGATGTGTTTGTTTAGACTTATTACAatgtttctattattttttgatgTCATTGTTCATTCTAGAGTTCATATTCATAAGGAAGAACATGTTGGCCTTATGAATGATGAAAAATCACTTGTTTCATTCATGTCATGCATTATTTCGGACCCTGAAAACTCGTTAGAGAATTGGAAATCAAATGTTGTTCATGTTTGTAATTGGTCAGGTGTCAAATGCAACAATGCAAGTAATAGAATCATAGAGCTTGATCTTAGTGGAAGATCATTAGAAGGAACTATTTCCCCTGCACTTGCTAACCTCACTTTGTTGCAAATTCTTGACCTTTCTGGAAATCATTTTGTGGGTCACATTCCAAGAGAATTAGGATATTTAGTTCACCTTGAACAACTTAGTTTGTCTTGGAATTTTCTTCAAGGGAACATTCCCTTAGAATTTGGTTCACTTCACAACTTGTACTATCTTGACTTGGGAAGCAATCTTCTTGATGGAGAGATTCCTCCACAATTTTTATGTAATGTGACTTCATTGAGTTATATAGACCTCTCTAATAATTCATTAGTTGGAAGAATTCCATTGAACATTAATAAGTGTATCCTTAAAGAGCTTGAATTCCTCTTACTTTGGTCTAACAATTTTGTAGGACAAGTTCCTTTGGCTCTTTCAAATTCTACCAAACTTAAATGGCTTGATTTGGAGTCAAATATGTTGAGTGGTGAACTTCCATATGAGATTATAtgtaattggccacaattacaATTCCTATACTTATCATATAATAGTTTTGTTAGCCATGATGGTAACACTAACCTTGAACCTTTCTTTTCTTCCTTGATGAATTCATCTAACTTTCAAGAACTCGAATTGGCCGGAAACAATCTTGGTGGGAAGTTGCCTCATATTATTGGTAATCTTCCAACTAGGCTTCAAAAACTTCACTTACAAGAAAATCTCATACATGGCTCTATACCTCCTCACATTGCCAACCTTGTCAACCTTACTTTCTTAAAGTTGTCTAGTAACCGAATAAACGGATCGATCCCTCCCAAACTATGCAAGATTGTTAGTCTAGAGAGAATTTATTTGTCAAACAATTCTCTATCAGGTGAGATTCCTTCAACTCTTGGAGACATTCAGCATCTTGGACTTGTTGATTTGTCAAGAAACAAGCTTTCTGGTTCGATACCGGATAGTTTCGCAAACCTCTCTCAGTTGAGAAGGCTTTTACTTTATGAAAACCATCTTTCTGGAACAATACCACCAAGTCTAGGAAAATGCGTCAATTTGGAGATTCTAGACTTGTCACACAACAACATCACAGGACTAATTCCTGCAGAAGTTGCAGCATTGACTAGCTTGAAACTATACTTGAATTTATCAAACAATGAGTTACAAGGTTCATTACCATTAGAACTGAGCAAAATGGACATGGTGCTAGCTATTGACGTATCCATGAATAATCTCTCTGGCAGAATTCCACCACAACTAGAAAACTGCATAGCACTAGAGTATCTCAATCTTTCTTATAATTCCTTAGAAGGTCCTCTACCTTATTCATTAGGCCAATTACCTTATATTCAAACACTTGATTTTTCTTCAAATCAATTGAATGGAACAATACCAGAATCCCTTCAGTTATCTTCCTATCTCAAGACACTTAACTTCTCTTTCAACAAATTATCAGGAAATGTCTCAAACAAAGGAGCATTTTCATCTTTGAACATAGACTCTTTCCTAGGAAACAATGATCTATGTGGCCAAATTAAAGGCATGAAACACTGTCATCATAATAAACACATTTACCATTTGGTTTTTTTGTTAGTTCCTGTGTTACTATTTGGCACACCTTTTCTGTGCATGTGTAGGCACTCCATAAAGCGATTGCGAGTCGTTAGCGAATGTGACTTGGAAGACGAAGAAGATGAAACAAAAGAGCTCAAGTATCCAAGAATTTCATATAAACAACTTAAAGAAGCAACTAGAGACTTCAGTGCTTCAAACATCATAGGTTCGGGTCGGTTCGGACGAGTATACAAAGGTGTCCTATTAGATAATACAAGAGTTGCAGTGAAGGTATTAGATACAACAAAAGCTTGTGAGAATGAGATATCATGGAGCTTTAGAAGGGaatgtcaaataattaaaaagataaggcATAGAAATTTAATAAGGATCATTACAATTTGTAGCAAGACAGAATTTAAGGCTATTGTTCTTCCACTGATGCCAAATGGTAGCCTTGAGAGGAGCCTATATCCTCCAAACAATGAATTAAGTCAGAGATTAAATGTGACTCAATTTGTGAGGATTTGTAGTGATGTTGCTGAGGGAATTTGTTATTTGCACCATTACTCTCCTGTGAAAGTAGTGCACTGTGATCTTAAGCCTAGTAATATACTTCTTGATGAAAACTTCACAGCTTTGGTTACTGATTTTGGAATTTCAAGGCTTCTAAAAGGTGATGAGAAGAATTTCAGTAATAACTCAACGTCTTTCAGTTCAACACATGGATTGTTATGTGGCTCAGTTGGCTATATAGCTCCTG AATATGGAATGGGTAAACATGCTTCAAGTGAGGGTGACGTATACAGTTTTGGAGTAATTCTGTTAGAAATAGTGACAGGTAAACGCCCTACTGATGTACTCATCCATGAGGGCTCTAGCTTGCATGAATGGGTTAAGATACAATACACACAGCCACACAAGCTTGAAAACATTGTTCAACAAGCACTTCAAAGGTGCTCtctttcttgtgttccaaggcATGATACTAAAATTTTGGAAGATGTTATGTTGGAACTCATTGAACTAGGGCTACTTTGCACACAGAACAACCCTTCAACAAGACCAACCATGCTGGATGTAGCACAAGAGATGGGGAGGTTGAAGGATTACCTCAATAATTCCTTCAGCAGAGAACATAATTTActtgaaaagtaa
- the LOC101495374 gene encoding autophagy-related protein 11, which translates to MSSSITGSLVNERQLLVHIAENGHSFELECDENALVEAVMRSIESVTGINFSDQLVLCLDLKLEPQRPLSAYKLPSDDREVFIFNKARLQSNAPPPPLEQVDIPANLEPPSPSSSHDPHPLDDALDPALKALPSYERQFRHHYHRGHAIYSGTLMKFEHCERLLREQMVQERAVEVARCNLDQYYRIINQNYGDFMKRYMQQHRMHSDLLANFGKDVEKLRSIKLHPALQTGNRKCLLDLVKEENLRKSVENCTSSHKQFENKMSQFKQTFGEVKHRVENLLTTGPFLATKNLEQAIKEHHKYINEQKSIMQSLSKDVNTVKKLVDDCLTSQLSSSLRPHDAVSALGPMYDVHDKNHLPKMQACERAISKLLDFCKEKKNEMNLFVHDYMQSITYVSYLIKDQKLQFPVFKEAMVRQDGLFGDLKLFHSIGSSYRACLAEIVRRKACMKLYMGMAGQMAERLATKRELEVSRREEFLRVHGSCIPKDVLSSMGLFDTPNQCDVNIAPFDDGLLNIDISDVDRYAPEYITGVTFKLEKHGSFKGSSGLISDSSHLAEAVDISANSVEKYDSEDLLYDSGLVEIAGTCKMEVENAKLKAELASRIALICSLCPEIEYASFDDERVGNVLKNATEKTAEALHLKDEYIKHVQSMLKMKQMQCESYEKRIQELEQKLSDQYVQGQKMSSVNEAADFPLLAGKTDNSKSECASGEANMPCVSTSEPMDEVSCISSSFDAKLGLLTERTGKSLDGVDENMLDSSGIQNLQHDSSMMEPHREEVQSGDKDKKDKIAGQLGLSLTNSSTAESMPVSHELVPCGSAVCPDLDSKVNNDKLLELQSALVDKSNQLSETDTKLKAAIEEVAVLKRELEASRKLLDESQMNCAHLENCLHEAREEAQTQKSSADRRASEYSLLRASVIKMRSFFERLKTCVYSPGGVADFADSLRNLAQSLANSANDRDDDDIIEFRKCIRVLADKVGFLSRHREELHDKYTRMDAANEQLRKELEEKRDQVKTYYNKHQLEKQANKEKISFGCLEVHEIAAFVHTPCGHYEAITKNRSNYYYLSAESVALFTDHLPSRPNYIVGQIVHIENQIVKALPEHGRANPDKGTDWLTLNSGSTPNPYGLPVGCEYFVVTVAMLPDTAIRSSSPS; encoded by the exons ATGAGTTCGAGTATCACCGGAAGTTTGGTCAATGAGAGGCAGCTACTCGTTCATATTGCTGAAAATGGACATTCATTTGAATTGGAATGTGATGAAAATGCGCTTGTTGAGGCTGTTATGCGGTCGATTGAATCTGTTACTGGGATCAATTTCAGTGATCAACTTGTTCTTTGTTTGGATTTGAAACTTGAGCCGCAGCGGCCGCTTTCTGCATACAAGCTTCCATCTGATGACAGAGAagtgtttatttttaataaagcGAGGCTTCAAAGTAATGCGCCTCCTCCACCACTGGAGCAAGTTGATATTCCTGCAAATTTGGAGCCTCCGTCGCCTTCGTCCTCTCATGATCCACATCCTCTTGATGATGCTTTGGATCCTGCTTTGAAGGCTTTACCTTCTTATGAGAGGCAATTCAGGCACCATTATCATCGAGGGCACGCGATTTATAGTGGTACCTTGATGAAATTTGAGCATTGTGAGAGGCTTTTGAGAGAACAGATGGTACAAGAAAGAGCTGTGGAGGTTGCAAGGTGTAATTTGGATCAGTATTATCGAATTATTAACCAAAACTACGGTGATTTCATGAAACGGTATATGCAACAACACAGAATGCATTCTGATCTTTTGGCGAATTTTGGAAAGGATGTCGAGAAACTAAGATCTATCAAACTTCACCCCGCTTTGCAAACTGGGAATCGCAAATGCTTACTCGATTTGGTGAAGGAAGAAAACTTGCGAAAGTCGGTGGAGAATTGCACCAGCTCCCACAAGCAGTTTGAGAATAAAATGTCACAATTTAAGCAGACTTTTGGGGAAGTGAAGCATCGGGTTGAGAACTTGTTGACCACTGGGCCTTTCTTGGCCACCAAGAATTTGGAACAAGCAATTAAAGAACATCACAAATATATCAATGAACAAAAGAGTATCATGCAATCTCTGAG CAAAGATGTTAACACTGTAAAGAAACTGGTGGATGATTGTCTGACCTCACAATTGTCCTCCTCGCTTCGACCTCATGATGCAGTTTCAGCTTTGGGTCCTATGTATGATGTTCACGACAAGAATCACTTGCCTAAAATGCAGGCTTGTGAACGTGCTATTTCTAAGCTGCTAGACTTCTGCAAGGAAAAGAAGAATGAAATGAACCTTTTTGTGCACGATTACATGCAGAGCATAACTTATGTTTCTTATCTCATCAAAGATCAGAAGCTACAGTTCCCTGTATTTAAAGAGGCTATGGTTCGACAGGACGGTTTATTTGGGGATTTAAAATTGTTCCATAGTATTGGTTCTTCGTATCGAGCTTGCCTTGCTGAAATAGTGAGACGAAAGGCTTGTATGAAGCTGTACATGGGCATGGCTGGACAGATGGCTGAAAGGCTTGCTACAAAACGGGAGCTTGAGGTCTCGAGACGTGAAGAGTTTCTGAGAGTGCATGGTTCATGCATTCCTAAGGATGTCTTATCCTCTATGGGGTTGTTTGATACTCCTAACCAATGTGATGTCAACATAGCTCCATTTGATGATGGTTTGCTTAATATTGACATATCAGATGTGGATCGTTACGCTCCTGAATATATAACAGGAGTAACTTTCAAGCTTGAGAAGCATGGTAGCTTTAAAGGTTCATCTGGTTTAATCAGTGATAGCTCTCACTTGGCTGAGGCTGTAGATATTTCAGCTAACTCGGTTGAGAAATATGATTCTGAGGACCTCCTTTATGACAGTGGTTTGGTAGAAATAGCTGGAACCTGCAAGATGGAGGTTGAGAATGCTAAACTGAAAGCCGAGCTTGCTTCTAGAATAGCTTTAATATGCTCTTTATGCCCTGAGATAGAGTACGCGTCATTTGACGATGAAAGGGTGGGAAATGTACTGAAGAATGCCACCGAGAAGACAGCGGAAGCCTTGCATTTGAAAGACGAATATATCAAACATGTTCAGTCCATGCTTAAGATGAAGCAGATGCAATGTGAATCGTATGAGAAACGCATTCAAGAATTGGAGCAGAAATTGTCTGACCAGTATGTGCAGGGGCAGAAGATGTCCAGTGTAAATGAAGCTGCCGACTTTCCTCTTCTTGCCGGGAAGACCGATAATTCAAAGTCAGAATGTGCGAGTGGTGAAGCCAACATGCCTTGCGTATCTACTAGCGAGCCAATGGATGAAGTTTCATGTATCTCGAGTTCCTTCGATGCAAAACTAGGTTTGTTAACAGAACGTACGGGTAAATCTTTAGATGGAGTGGATGAAAACATGCTAGATTCATCTGGCATCCAGAATCTACAACATGATTCATCTATGATGGAGCCTCACCGTGAAGAAGTGCAAAGCGGTGATAAAGATAAGAAGGATAAGATAGCTGGGCAATTGGGTTTGTCGCTAACAAACAGTTCGACTGCTGAGAGCATGCCGGTGTCGCATGAACTTGTTCCTTGTGGCTCAGCAGTTTGTCCAGACTTGGATTCCAAAGTAAACAATGATAAGTTGTTGGAACTACAAAGTGCACTTGTAGATAAGTCAAATCAATTGAGTGAAACTGATACAAAGCTTAAAGCCGCTATCGAGGAGGTAGCTGTGCTCAAAAGGGAGCTGGAAGCAAGTCGAAAACTACTTGATGAATCTCAG ATGAATTGTGCTCACTTGGAGAATTGTTTGCATGAGGCAAGAGAGGAAGCTCAAACACAAAAAAGTTCTGCTGACAGGAGGGCCTCAGAGTATAGTTTGTTGCGTGCATCTGTTATCAAGATGCGCAGCTTTTTTGAAAGACTCAAGACTTGCGTTTATTCTCCTGGTGGTGTTGCTGATTTTGCAGATTCCCTGCGCAATTTGGCGCAATCTTTGGCCAA TTCTGCTAATGAcagagatgatgatgatatcaTCGAGTTCCGAAAATGTATTCGAGTATTGGCCGACAAAGTTGGTTTCTTATCTAGGCACCGCGAAGAATTGCATGATAAGTACACAAGAATGGATGCAGCTAACGAACAGCTCCGCAAAGAATTGGAGGAGAAAAGGGATCAGGTCAAAACTTACTACAACAAGCATCAACTTGAGAAGCAG GCAAATAAAGAGAAGATATCTTTTGGATGTCTGGAAGTTCATGAGATTGCTGCGTTTGTGCATACTCCATGTGGACATTATGAGGCAATTACAAAGAACAGGTCTAACTACTACTACTTATCTGCTGAATCTGTGGCACTATTTACAGACCATCTTCCAAGCAGACCTAACTACATTGTTGGACAAATTGTGCATATCGAAAACCAAATTGTGAAGGCGCTGCCGGAACACGGTAGGGCGAACCCTGACAAAGGGACTGACTGGTTGACCTTGAATTCAGGATCAACTCCAAATCCATATGGTCTACCTGTTGGATGTGAATATTTTGTAGTGACAGTAGCCATGTTACCTGATACCGCCATTCGTTCATCCTCTCCTTCCTGA